The Quercus lobata isolate SW786 chromosome 9, ValleyOak3.0 Primary Assembly, whole genome shotgun sequence region AGCATTCACAGCAGCCAAATAAGTAAGGCTCGTTGATGACAGTAATCCCTCTCCGCCTGCATAATCTGATACACCACGAAACACAATACAAGGCACTCCATTTGATAGAGATATCTGCATAGAGAGCAACACAAAAACATGTAAACAGACATTCTTTACAAACACATTTGAATTATCATTAAGtgaatctattttttattttactaaccATTACAATTGCAGCGCTCTCTTCATCAACAGTTGAGACATTAAATGCTTTGAAGAGAAATTCTCTATAAGCTGCATTGTCAAGGTATATATCTGCAGTAGAACCTCTCAATCCATATACAACCTTTGGTGTTTCAGGTAGACAATATGTCTCACTGACACATTGTTTTAGCTTTACATCCTGTAACCACTTAAAATTTACATCATAATGaactaaaaaataaaccttGAATGATATTTTCATCAGAACATATTAATCAACACACATAAGCTATAAAAAGAGATCGGGGGATGATTATAATACGAACCTGAAGTTCAGAAGcaatattgaataattttggATCAATTGGAAGCCAAAAAACCTCTTCCATTGGTTTTCCAACAGAGTACAATTGCTGTGGAGTGAAGTCTATCATTGCCAACAAATTCTCTCCCTTCTCAGGGAAGTTGAAATTACCAAAATTCAATTCTGTTACATTCTCCTCTGCTGACCTGAATTCCTTTACAACGTAAATAAGAGGATGAAAGATGAATTAAACATAGTGCCAATACTTAACCAGGTGCTTCAAACATACGACCATTTCTGAACCAAAATATAAGTAGAGCGCATATTCTTTCTGTTAAATACATATATTCAATAAAGTCAAACATCATAATGTAGCAgtaaaatcaaacaaagaaaagattagttgttttttcttcttcttcttcttcattttaaaaGCAAGGAttgtagtgaaaaaaaaaatgctttattctttcatcaatttaatacaaatttaaaCTTGTACCTTCCATGTCCAAGATCCTGTATAGGCAACATAATTTGGGACACTAACATCACCAATGTACACTGAATCATTAGAACTTCCAGCAATCCCATAATGAACCATTCCTATGATATCAAATGTATCAAGTAGGATTTGTACAGTTATACCTGCATTCACCTAAAGAGTGCCACAAAAAGGTCAAGTCTACCACTCATTAAAAATGTTTCACATCAAGTATATGTAGTATGTATTAATTGTTATGGtactgaaaaaaaaacaatgaaagatAGATGAAATCTTACTGTTGCTCTCCAGTCATCACATAAATTACATCTATACCTTTAATAGTCCCAATGTTGAACCTCCTTCCTAGGCAGTGGGCAATCAACAAAATAGACACACTGGCACGAAGTTGTTCATTATGTGCAGGCATGACAAATAGTCTAGTATGtctaaaaacattttttcataTTCCCTGAAGGCATTTGCTTATTGATTGTGTGTAACTACACGATTTTCTCAGTAAATTTAAACTCCATAGAAGAATACAACAAAGCTGATAGTACAACCTGATGCCTTTGCCACAACAAAAAGGCACgcatataaaaatgaaaatttttttttttttttatttgacacaTACAAAAATGAAAGTACTTGACTTTTTAGATTGACTCTTTCTTATGTTGTCACTTCAACTTTTTAAAAGCCTatataatcataattttttaagatcatcattatattattatattatattatatatttttaaatttggtatttattacACATTTACATGTAAATTAAAACCAACTAGAATTCATTGTTTGATTAGaataaaacaacatttttcttttttgataattcgatagttgagGAAAGGTTGGAAGGGGAATTTACACTATAAATGACTCTTGGCAATTAGAATAGAAACAAcctaaaattaaacaaattctaATTATACTATATTTGGTGCTTTTCtaaataaatcctaatttattaaacttgtatatttttaactcatttgggtttttatttaaaaaaatatatttaaatataaaatatttaataatttataaatatctTTCCATAAACTTTTCTGTATATTACACACTACttaatgtgtgtgtatacaaatacaaatattcCTTCTTAACCCGCCCTAGCCCAACAGCTAACAGTGAAGTGA contains the following coding sequences:
- the LOC115961427 gene encoding bark storage protein A-like gives rise to the protein MPAHNEQLRASVSILLIAHCLGRRFNIGTIKGITVQILLDTFDIIGMVHYGIAGSSNDSVYIGDVSVPNYVAYTGSWTWKKEYALYLYFGSEMVVCLKHLEFRSAEENVTELNFGNFNFPEKGENLLAMIDFTPQQLYSVGKPMEEVFWLPIDPKLFNIASELQDVKLKQCVSETYCLPETPKVVYGLRGSTADIYLDNAAYREFLFKAFNVSTVDEESAAIVMISLSNGVPCIVFRGVSDYAGGEGLLSSTSLTYLAAVNALSVAVEFIGLFGEELHDH